In Arachis hypogaea cultivar Tifrunner chromosome 2, arahy.Tifrunner.gnm2.J5K5, whole genome shotgun sequence, a genomic segment contains:
- the LOC112722147 gene encoding uncharacterized protein: protein MYLKNEKKRVRAACAGENCPWLILTSWNSAGGCYQVKTLVNEHNCTRDFSSNLASREWVTSKLVKRLLTQPELKPKQARNYMIEEYNVHLSKKMISRGLKVAREIVIGNEQVQYGKLRDYLMELHRSNLGSTAMIDVIPQPESLPLFDKLYISLDACKRDFIAECRPLIGLDGCFLKGYYGGQLLSAMGQDANNHFFVIAYAVVPNECKDTWG from the coding sequence ATGTATctaaagaatgaaaagaagaggGTGAGGGCTGCATGTGCAGGAGAGAATTGTCCTTGGTTGATTCTAACCTCTTGGAACAGTGCTGGGGGGTGTTATCAGGTGAAGACACTGGTTAATGAGCACAACTGTACTAGAGATTTTAGTAGTAATCTAGCTAGCAGAGAATGGGTGACATCAAAGTTGGTGAAAAGGCTACTAACTCAGCCTGAGTTAAAGCCTAAACAGGCAAGGAATTATATGATTGAGGAGTACAATGTACATCTTAGTAAGAAAATGATAAGCAGAGGACTGAAGGTTGCCAGAGAGATAGTTATAGGCAACGAACAAGTTCAATATGGAAAGCTTCGTGACTATCTGATGGAACTACACAGGAGTAATCTAGGGAGCACAGCTATGATTGATGTCATACCTCAGCCAGAGTCGCTGCCACTGTTCGACAAATTGTATATAAGTTTGGATGCATGTAAAAGGGATTTTATAGCTGAGTGTAGGCCTCTAATCGGGTTGGACGGGTGCTTCCTCAAAGGTTACTATGGTGGACAGCTATTATCTGCAATGGGGCAAGATGCCAACAACCACTTTTTTGTAATTGCGTATGCTGTGGTTCCGAACGAATGCAAAGACACATGGGGCTGA